A window from Oncorhynchus mykiss isolate Arlee chromosome 9, USDA_OmykA_1.1, whole genome shotgun sequence encodes these proteins:
- the LOC110531552 gene encoding protein mono-ADP-ribosyltransferase PARP14 isoform X5 → MPGGPLILTLRGSQEPPPTTFSSQSHQSLPFHPSLPVQTSPPGFLEHELHLDSYLLRYLKESPGAGRDLQQQLSSLGCSVHLHPEDKRAVVRGSGQAGSCGDGVGVGPWKAQVERLFKQLQERYTCHYEVDPLKLQTLLQSSTLGSEDVRVYCETGEGFAVVVGEGPEVQAKLKELEAFQGQGLSSWKQEKISTTCRLGQSKLRLLEEVIEKDLGEAVPGVRVTRSDSSQLVLEGSASDVRTARQLVTDKISLVLERVVPEVSPHLLSFLRDEYGRPGNLSSLLGLGLHVEVELGDTELRLFSLSSGKLEQAEKDLLGEFGEEKIDLPNCGTLPSELKSKLEKKVKEMNQSRCRVVARYGPGCRVQLLGHLKEVQELREEIGAFLIDQSSVEETVCLPYPEIADHLPELLERIGVEHTGVTLYPSAIHPTVVLCGPSVRVAQVRDRLGPALASLVHQTVTIDQPGALRYFQGVGREYLEVVGRSQHCLIQLHNHGGVAGEARAGPRLEEMVTATSYRLQRGLQVVVRQGDITKERADALVNAANEDLDHAGGVAAALSRAGGPEVQQASRDLVRQIGRVPTGTVVETTGGKLPCKMLLHAVGPVGGSVGGKEHPLLEKTVKAVLDLAETLELQTLAMPCISSGIFSVPLKVCSEAIVSAVRDFGREQRILTKVTLIDVSGEAVRAMQEACDRLLEGKREFPGLEVESSTTTTTTHAPQRDTTAASTRGPVAPEVCVQVEIIQGSIEKQEVDALVSPMVGSDPLSSRVGNVLSEAAGPALMTAFLRELGGRTAPGDNVLVEGLSGLSSGRVFFLSCAHWDNNPQGPAVQALRQGVRRVLASCEIQGFCSVAFPVVGTGVVLQFPHNVVTQVLLEEIRRYEQNRASRTPFLVRIVVHPNDRDSTKAFQTSQCALHVRGFVMDASPDQTSFYRHISTTQDEVSATLGSVKLQLVFGDIIREITDVIVNTTDFSANHSGVSKAILTAAGSTVQAALAQVGVPGDLMCTTGPGALGCKEIVHVSFKRDTQRISKVCGKILKQCERKGYRSAAFPAVNTGAARADSGSVCKAMLDGMASSVRDLSPNILSVIRIVMLQRPVFQAFRSELESRLGAIAPIPTLKERAQQILKKKLRISFSSPSHGSLPPPHTLPGLTITPWRPPPVVLSVVGRGADAIRGARRELEAILQNQLTQRDVTGEDLCMLGEVELQAVQKNAKVLGVSLELGRVQRAGGVDVGAATGEGFYVLRGLKEDVLSVREVLDSALSGALRRELQERNEVLMALSVQWSMCRHGDVWEELGMHDNYHLEQAHLRGDVSAELDVPDGSKVRVNLKNNRATDWETGCTYKMKREESEKLPSHWDDMAAGETQKRVLLLPTSSEYQAVAQAFQSTTATQVAIHKIERVQNVFLWQAYALCEQRIRAKNGAAAVGVRKLYHGTAAKTCDAIESNGFDRSYANITAYGVGVYFAVNASYSAHPRYSPPDGSGHRRMYVARVLTGRYTRGDPSMKFTPCRSPTDSADCYDSLVDNLQTPSMFVIFHDDQAYPEYLITFI, encoded by the exons ATGCCTGGAGGACCTCTCATCCTCACTCTGAGAGGCAGCCAGGAGCCTCCACCCACAACATTCAGCAGTCAG AGTCACCAGtccctcccattccatccctccctccctgtccagaCATCCCCACCTGGTTTCCTAGAGCATGAACTCCATCTAGACTCCTACCTCCTGAGATACCTGAAGGAGAGCCCTGGGGCTGGAAGAGACCTGCAGCAGCAGCTGTCCTCTCTGGGCTGCTCTGTCCACCTCCATCCAGAGGACAAGAGGGCAGTGGTCAGAGGCTCAGGCCAAGCTGGGTCATGTGGAGATGGGGTTGGGGTGGGACCATGGAAGGCACAGGTCGAGAGACTGTTCAAACAGCTCCAGGAGCGGTACACATGCCACTATGAGGTAGACCCACTTAAGCTCCAGACTCTGCTGCAGAGCAGTACCCTGGGTTCGGAGGATGTGAGGGTTTACTGCGAGACAGGGGAAGGGTTTGCGGTGGTGGTTGGGGAGGGGCCCGAGGTCCAGGCCAAGCTGAAGGAGCTGGAGGCCTTCCAGGGTCAGGGTCTGAGCTCCTGGAAGCAGGAGAAGATCAGCACCACCTGTCGTCTGGGACAGTCCAAGCTCCGGCTTCTAGAGGAAGTTATAGAGAAGGATCTAGGTGAGGCTGTTCCAGGGGTGAGGGTGACGCGCAGTGACTCATCTCAGCTGGTGCTGGAGGGTTCAGCAAGTGATGTCCGGACAGCCAGACAGTTAGTTACAGATAAAATCTCTCTGGTGCTGGAGCGGGTGGTGCCTGAGGTGTCCCCCCACCTCCTGTCCTTCCTGAGGGATGAGTATGGGAGGCCTGGGAACCTGAGCAGTCTGCTGGGGTTGGGACTCCATGTGGAGGTAGAGTTGGGGGATACAGAGCTccgtctgttctccctctcctctgggaAACTGGAGCAGGCTGAGAAGGATCTGCTGGGGGAGTTTGGGGAGGAGAAGATTGATTTGCCTAACTGTGGCACCCTGCCATCTGAACTGAAATCCAAGCTTGAGAAGAAGGTGAAGGAGATGAACCAGAGCAGATGCAGGGTGGTGGCAAGGTATGGTCCTGGGTGTAGAGTGCAGTTGCTGGGCCACCTGAAGGAGGTTCAGGAGCTGAGGGAGGAGATTGGGGCCTTTCTGATAGACCAGTCCAGTGTGGAGGAGACAGTGTGTCTCCCTTACCCGGAGATTGCTGACCACCTACCAGAACTGCTGGAGAGGATCGGTGTGGAACACACTGGGGTGACCCTCTACCCCTCAGCCATCCACCCCACTGTGGTGCTCTGTGGACCCTCTGTCCGGGTGGCCCAGGTTAGGGACAGGTTGGGTCCCGCTCTGGCCTCCTTGGTCCACCAGACTGTGACCATAGACCAGCCGGGGGCACTACGCTACTTCCAGGGCGTGGGAAGGGAGTACCTGGAAGTGGTGGGTCGCTCTCAACACTGCCTCATCCAGCTGCACAACCACGGTGGTGTTGCCGGCGAAGCTCGCGCCGGACCAAGACTGGAGGAGATGGTCACAGCCACCAGCTATCGCCTCCAGCGGGGGCTGCAGGTTGTGGTACGTCAAGGTGACATCACCAAGGAACGGGCGGATGCGCTGGTGAACGCAGCCAATGAGGACCTGGATCACGCTGGTGGCGTGGCTGCAGCTCTAAGCCGTGCGGGGGGGCCTGAGGTACAGCAGGCCAGCAGAGATCTGGTTAGGCAGATAGGTAGAGTGCCCACAGGTACAGTGGTAGAGACTACAGGAGGGAAGTTGCCTTGTAAGATGCTGCTGCACGCAGTGGGACCAGTAGGGGGCAGCGTAGGTGGGAAAGAGCACCCTCTGCTGGAGAAGACAGTAAAGGCAGTCCTGGATCTGGCAGAGACCCTGGAGCTCCAGACCCTGGCCATGCCCTGCATCAGCTCGGGGATATTCAGCGTTCCTCTGAAGGTGTGTTCTGAGGCCATAGTCTCTGCAGTGAGGGACTTTGGGAGGGAACAGCGCATCCTTACCAAGGTCACTCTGATTGATGTGAGTGGAGAGGCAGTGAGAGCCATGCAGGAGGCCTGTGATAGGCTGttagaggggaagagggagtttCCTGGGTTGGAGGTAGAGTCcagcaccaccactaccactacacatgCTCCTCAGAGAGACACCACTGCTGCCTCCACCAGGGGACCAGTGGCTCCAGAGGTCTGTGTCCAGGTGGAGATCATCCAGGGAAGCATAGAGAAACAGGAG gTGGATGCCCTGGTGTCCCCCATGGTTGGTAGTGACCCTCTCTCCTCCCGAGTGGGTAATGTCTTGTCGGAGGCAGCTGGACCGGCGCTGATGACAGCGTTTCTGAGGGAATTAGGGGGACGGACTGCACCTGGTGACAACGTCCTGGTGGAGGGATtgtctggtctcagctctggccGCGTCTTCTTCCTCAGCTGTGCACACTGGGACAACAACCCCCAAGGACCAGCAGTACAG GCTCTGAGGCAGGGTGTGAGGAGAGTTCTAGCCTCTTGTGAGATCCAGGGATTCTGTTCTGTTGCCTTCCCTGTAGTTGGAACTGGTGTGGTTCTCCAGTTCCCTCACAATGTGGTAACACAGGTTCTGCTAGAAGAGATCCGTAGGTATGAACAGAATCGAGCGAGCAGAACCCCCTTCCTTGTCCGCATTGTTGTCCATCCCAATGACAGAGATTCTACCAAG GCTTTCCAGACTTCCCAGTGTGCTTTGCATGTCAGAGGGTTTGTAATGGATGCTTCTCCAGATCAGA cCTCCTTCTATCGCCACATCTCAACCACTCAGGACGAGGTCTCTGCCACGCTGGGCAGTGTCAAGCTACAACTGGTCTTTGGCGACATCATCCGtgagatcactgatgtcatcgtCAACACCACAGACTTCTCAGCCAACCATTCAG GTGTCTCCAAAGCTATTCTGACTGCTGCAGGTTCCACAGTCCAAGCAGCGTTAGCACAAG TGGGTGTGCCAGGAGACTTGATGTGCACCACAGGGCCCGGTGCACTGGGCTGCAAGGAGATCGTTCACGTCAGCTTTAAACGCGACACACAGAGGATCAGCAAGGTCTGTGGGAAGATACTGAAACAGTGTGAGAGAAAGGGCTACCGCTCTGCAGCCTTCCCTGCAGTCAACActg GAGCTGCTCGAGCAGACTCTGGCTCTGTGTGTAAGGCCATGTTGGATGGCATGGCGTCAAGTGTGAGGGATTTGTCCcccaacatcctctctgtcatcCGCATTGTCATGCTGCAGAGACCCGTCTTCCAGGCATTCAG gtcAGAGCTGGAGAGCCGACTGGGAGCTATCGCTCCAATCCCAACACTGAaag AGAGAGCCCAACAGATACTGAAGAAGAAACTGAGGATCAGCTTTTCCTCCCCCTCGCATGgctcccttccccctcctcatACCCTTCCAGGCCTCACCATCACCCCCTGGAGACCGCCCCCGGTGGTGCTGAGCGTGGTGGGGCGCGGGGCGGACGCCATCAGGGGGGCCAGGCGGGAGCTGGAGGCCATCTTGCAGAACCAGCTGACTCAGAGAGATGTGACGGGAGAGGACCTGTGCATGCTGGGAGAGGTGGAGCTGCAGGCCGTGCAGAAGAATGCCAAGGTCCTGGGAGTGAGCCTGGAGCTGGGTAGAGTTCAGAGGGCAGGAGGGGTGGATGTTGGAGCTGCGACTGGAGAGGGGTTTTATGTTCTCCGAGGCCTGAAGGAGGACGTTCTGAGCGTGCGCGAGGTGCTGGACAGTGCGCTCAGTGGCGCCCTCCGTAGGGAGCTGCAAGAGAGAAATGAGGTACTAATGGCCCTCAGTGTCCAGTGGTCTATGTGCAGGCATGGTGACGTTTGGGAGGAGCTGGGGATGCATGACAACTACCATCTGGAGCAGGCACACCTAAGAGGAGATGTCTCAGCAGAGCTGGATGTCCCAGATGGGAGCAAAGTCAGGGTGAACCTGAAGAACAACAGGGCCACTGACTGGGAAACGGGTTGCACCTATAAGATGAAGCGAGAGGAGAGTGAAA AATTGCCATCGCACTGGGATGATATGGCCGCTGGTGAAACGCAGAAGAGAGTGCTGCTCTTGCCTACCTCGTCAGAGTACCAGGCGGTGGCACAGGCATTCCAAAGCACCACGGCAACACAAGTCGCCATCCACAAA ATCGAGCGTGTGCAGAATGTATTTCTGTGGCAGGCGTACGCATTGTGTGAGCAGCGCATCCGGGCCAAGAACGGAGCAGCGGCGGTAGGGGTACGGAAACTCTACCACGGGACGGCAGCAAAAACCTGTGACGCCATTGAAAGTAATGGATTCGACAGGAGCTATGCTAATA TTACAGCATATGGAGTGGGTGTGTATTTTGCTGTGAACGCCAGCTATTCAGCCCATCCCAGATATAGCCCTCCTGATGGTTCTGGGCACAGGCGTATGTACGTTGCACGTGTCCTGACCGGGCGCTATACCCGGGGTGACCCCTCCATGAAGTTCACCCCTTGTCGCTCCCCCACAGATTCCGCTGACTGCTATGACAGTCTAGTGGACAACCTGCAGACACCCAGCATGTTTGTCATCTTCCACGACGACCAAGCGTACCCAGAGTACCTCATCACCTTCATATGA
- the LOC110531552 gene encoding protein mono-ADP-ribosyltransferase PARP14 isoform X4 → MVLFKTFGDTRVDLQLNEQARRATELHNEKSHQSLPFHPSLPVQTSPPGFLEHELHLDSYLLRYLKESPGAGRDLQQQLSSLGCSVHLHPEDKRAVVRGSGQAGSCGDGVGVGPWKAQVERLFKQLQERYTCHYEVDPLKLQTLLQSSTLGSEDVRVYCETGEGFAVVVGEGPEVQAKLKELEAFQGQGLSSWKQEKISTTCRLGQSKLRLLEEVIEKDLGEAVPGVRVTRSDSSQLVLEGSASDVRTARQLVTDKISLVLERVVPEVSPHLLSFLRDEYGRPGNLSSLLGLGLHVEVELGDTELRLFSLSSGKLEQAEKDLLGEFGEEKIDLPNCGTLPSELKSKLEKKVKEMNQSRCRVVARYGPGCRVQLLGHLKEVQELREEIGAFLIDQSSVEETVCLPYPEIADHLPELLERIGVEHTGVTLYPSAIHPTVVLCGPSVRVAQVRDRLGPALASLVHQTVTIDQPGALRYFQGVGREYLEVVGRSQHCLIQLHNHGGVAGEARAGPRLEEMVTATSYRLQRGLQVVVRQGDITKERADALVNAANEDLDHAGGVAAALSRAGGPEVQQASRDLVRQIGRVPTGTVVETTGGKLPCKMLLHAVGPVGGSVGGKEHPLLEKTVKAVLDLAETLELQTLAMPCISSGIFSVPLKVCSEAIVSAVRDFGREQRILTKVTLIDVSGEAVRAMQEACDRLLEGKREFPGLEVESSTTTTTTHAPQRDTTAASTRGPVAPEVCVQVEIIQGSIEKQEVDALVSPMVGSDPLSSRVGNVLSEAAGPALMTAFLRELGGRTAPGDNVLVEGLSGLSSGRVFFLSCAHWDNNPQGPAVQALRQGVRRVLASCEIQGFCSVAFPVVGTGVVLQFPHNVVTQVLLEEIRRYEQNRASRTPFLVRIVVHPNDRDSTKAFQTSQCALHVRGFVMDASPDQTSFYRHISTTQDEVSATLGSVKLQLVFGDIIREITDVIVNTTDFSANHSGVSKAILTAAGSTVQAALAQVGVPGDLMCTTGPGALGCKEIVHVSFKRDTQRISKVCGKILKQCERKGYRSAAFPAVNTGAARADSGSVCKAMLDGMASSVRDLSPNILSVIRIVMLQRPVFQAFRSELESRLGAIAPIPTLKERAQQILKKKLRISFSSPSHGSLPPPHTLPGLTITPWRPPPVVLSVVGRGADAIRGARRELEAILQNQLTQRDVTGEDLCMLGEVELQAVQKNAKVLGVSLELGRVQRAGGVDVGAATGEGFYVLRGLKEDVLSVREVLDSALSGALRRELQERNEVLMALSVQWSMCRHGDVWEELGMHDNYHLEQAHLRGDVSAELDVPDGSKVRVNLKNNRATDWETGCTYKMKREESEKLPSHWDDMAAGETQKRVLLLPTSSEYQAVAQAFQSTTATQVAIHKIERVQNVFLWQAYALCEQRIRAKNGAAAVGVRKLYHGTAAKTCDAIESNGFDRSYANITAYGVGVYFAVNASYSAHPRYSPPDGSGHRRMYVARVLTGRYTRGDPSMKFTPCRSPTDSADCYDSLVDNLQTPSMFVIFHDDQAYPEYLITFI, encoded by the exons AGTCACCAGtccctcccattccatccctccctccctgtccagaCATCCCCACCTGGTTTCCTAGAGCATGAACTCCATCTAGACTCCTACCTCCTGAGATACCTGAAGGAGAGCCCTGGGGCTGGAAGAGACCTGCAGCAGCAGCTGTCCTCTCTGGGCTGCTCTGTCCACCTCCATCCAGAGGACAAGAGGGCAGTGGTCAGAGGCTCAGGCCAAGCTGGGTCATGTGGAGATGGGGTTGGGGTGGGACCATGGAAGGCACAGGTCGAGAGACTGTTCAAACAGCTCCAGGAGCGGTACACATGCCACTATGAGGTAGACCCACTTAAGCTCCAGACTCTGCTGCAGAGCAGTACCCTGGGTTCGGAGGATGTGAGGGTTTACTGCGAGACAGGGGAAGGGTTTGCGGTGGTGGTTGGGGAGGGGCCCGAGGTCCAGGCCAAGCTGAAGGAGCTGGAGGCCTTCCAGGGTCAGGGTCTGAGCTCCTGGAAGCAGGAGAAGATCAGCACCACCTGTCGTCTGGGACAGTCCAAGCTCCGGCTTCTAGAGGAAGTTATAGAGAAGGATCTAGGTGAGGCTGTTCCAGGGGTGAGGGTGACGCGCAGTGACTCATCTCAGCTGGTGCTGGAGGGTTCAGCAAGTGATGTCCGGACAGCCAGACAGTTAGTTACAGATAAAATCTCTCTGGTGCTGGAGCGGGTGGTGCCTGAGGTGTCCCCCCACCTCCTGTCCTTCCTGAGGGATGAGTATGGGAGGCCTGGGAACCTGAGCAGTCTGCTGGGGTTGGGACTCCATGTGGAGGTAGAGTTGGGGGATACAGAGCTccgtctgttctccctctcctctgggaAACTGGAGCAGGCTGAGAAGGATCTGCTGGGGGAGTTTGGGGAGGAGAAGATTGATTTGCCTAACTGTGGCACCCTGCCATCTGAACTGAAATCCAAGCTTGAGAAGAAGGTGAAGGAGATGAACCAGAGCAGATGCAGGGTGGTGGCAAGGTATGGTCCTGGGTGTAGAGTGCAGTTGCTGGGCCACCTGAAGGAGGTTCAGGAGCTGAGGGAGGAGATTGGGGCCTTTCTGATAGACCAGTCCAGTGTGGAGGAGACAGTGTGTCTCCCTTACCCGGAGATTGCTGACCACCTACCAGAACTGCTGGAGAGGATCGGTGTGGAACACACTGGGGTGACCCTCTACCCCTCAGCCATCCACCCCACTGTGGTGCTCTGTGGACCCTCTGTCCGGGTGGCCCAGGTTAGGGACAGGTTGGGTCCCGCTCTGGCCTCCTTGGTCCACCAGACTGTGACCATAGACCAGCCGGGGGCACTACGCTACTTCCAGGGCGTGGGAAGGGAGTACCTGGAAGTGGTGGGTCGCTCTCAACACTGCCTCATCCAGCTGCACAACCACGGTGGTGTTGCCGGCGAAGCTCGCGCCGGACCAAGACTGGAGGAGATGGTCACAGCCACCAGCTATCGCCTCCAGCGGGGGCTGCAGGTTGTGGTACGTCAAGGTGACATCACCAAGGAACGGGCGGATGCGCTGGTGAACGCAGCCAATGAGGACCTGGATCACGCTGGTGGCGTGGCTGCAGCTCTAAGCCGTGCGGGGGGGCCTGAGGTACAGCAGGCCAGCAGAGATCTGGTTAGGCAGATAGGTAGAGTGCCCACAGGTACAGTGGTAGAGACTACAGGAGGGAAGTTGCCTTGTAAGATGCTGCTGCACGCAGTGGGACCAGTAGGGGGCAGCGTAGGTGGGAAAGAGCACCCTCTGCTGGAGAAGACAGTAAAGGCAGTCCTGGATCTGGCAGAGACCCTGGAGCTCCAGACCCTGGCCATGCCCTGCATCAGCTCGGGGATATTCAGCGTTCCTCTGAAGGTGTGTTCTGAGGCCATAGTCTCTGCAGTGAGGGACTTTGGGAGGGAACAGCGCATCCTTACCAAGGTCACTCTGATTGATGTGAGTGGAGAGGCAGTGAGAGCCATGCAGGAGGCCTGTGATAGGCTGttagaggggaagagggagtttCCTGGGTTGGAGGTAGAGTCcagcaccaccactaccactacacatgCTCCTCAGAGAGACACCACTGCTGCCTCCACCAGGGGACCAGTGGCTCCAGAGGTCTGTGTCCAGGTGGAGATCATCCAGGGAAGCATAGAGAAACAGGAG gTGGATGCCCTGGTGTCCCCCATGGTTGGTAGTGACCCTCTCTCCTCCCGAGTGGGTAATGTCTTGTCGGAGGCAGCTGGACCGGCGCTGATGACAGCGTTTCTGAGGGAATTAGGGGGACGGACTGCACCTGGTGACAACGTCCTGGTGGAGGGATtgtctggtctcagctctggccGCGTCTTCTTCCTCAGCTGTGCACACTGGGACAACAACCCCCAAGGACCAGCAGTACAG GCTCTGAGGCAGGGTGTGAGGAGAGTTCTAGCCTCTTGTGAGATCCAGGGATTCTGTTCTGTTGCCTTCCCTGTAGTTGGAACTGGTGTGGTTCTCCAGTTCCCTCACAATGTGGTAACACAGGTTCTGCTAGAAGAGATCCGTAGGTATGAACAGAATCGAGCGAGCAGAACCCCCTTCCTTGTCCGCATTGTTGTCCATCCCAATGACAGAGATTCTACCAAG GCTTTCCAGACTTCCCAGTGTGCTTTGCATGTCAGAGGGTTTGTAATGGATGCTTCTCCAGATCAGA cCTCCTTCTATCGCCACATCTCAACCACTCAGGACGAGGTCTCTGCCACGCTGGGCAGTGTCAAGCTACAACTGGTCTTTGGCGACATCATCCGtgagatcactgatgtcatcgtCAACACCACAGACTTCTCAGCCAACCATTCAG GTGTCTCCAAAGCTATTCTGACTGCTGCAGGTTCCACAGTCCAAGCAGCGTTAGCACAAG TGGGTGTGCCAGGAGACTTGATGTGCACCACAGGGCCCGGTGCACTGGGCTGCAAGGAGATCGTTCACGTCAGCTTTAAACGCGACACACAGAGGATCAGCAAGGTCTGTGGGAAGATACTGAAACAGTGTGAGAGAAAGGGCTACCGCTCTGCAGCCTTCCCTGCAGTCAACActg GAGCTGCTCGAGCAGACTCTGGCTCTGTGTGTAAGGCCATGTTGGATGGCATGGCGTCAAGTGTGAGGGATTTGTCCcccaacatcctctctgtcatcCGCATTGTCATGCTGCAGAGACCCGTCTTCCAGGCATTCAG gtcAGAGCTGGAGAGCCGACTGGGAGCTATCGCTCCAATCCCAACACTGAaag AGAGAGCCCAACAGATACTGAAGAAGAAACTGAGGATCAGCTTTTCCTCCCCCTCGCATGgctcccttccccctcctcatACCCTTCCAGGCCTCACCATCACCCCCTGGAGACCGCCCCCGGTGGTGCTGAGCGTGGTGGGGCGCGGGGCGGACGCCATCAGGGGGGCCAGGCGGGAGCTGGAGGCCATCTTGCAGAACCAGCTGACTCAGAGAGATGTGACGGGAGAGGACCTGTGCATGCTGGGAGAGGTGGAGCTGCAGGCCGTGCAGAAGAATGCCAAGGTCCTGGGAGTGAGCCTGGAGCTGGGTAGAGTTCAGAGGGCAGGAGGGGTGGATGTTGGAGCTGCGACTGGAGAGGGGTTTTATGTTCTCCGAGGCCTGAAGGAGGACGTTCTGAGCGTGCGCGAGGTGCTGGACAGTGCGCTCAGTGGCGCCCTCCGTAGGGAGCTGCAAGAGAGAAATGAGGTACTAATGGCCCTCAGTGTCCAGTGGTCTATGTGCAGGCATGGTGACGTTTGGGAGGAGCTGGGGATGCATGACAACTACCATCTGGAGCAGGCACACCTAAGAGGAGATGTCTCAGCAGAGCTGGATGTCCCAGATGGGAGCAAAGTCAGGGTGAACCTGAAGAACAACAGGGCCACTGACTGGGAAACGGGTTGCACCTATAAGATGAAGCGAGAGGAGAGTGAAA AATTGCCATCGCACTGGGATGATATGGCCGCTGGTGAAACGCAGAAGAGAGTGCTGCTCTTGCCTACCTCGTCAGAGTACCAGGCGGTGGCACAGGCATTCCAAAGCACCACGGCAACACAAGTCGCCATCCACAAA ATCGAGCGTGTGCAGAATGTATTTCTGTGGCAGGCGTACGCATTGTGTGAGCAGCGCATCCGGGCCAAGAACGGAGCAGCGGCGGTAGGGGTACGGAAACTCTACCACGGGACGGCAGCAAAAACCTGTGACGCCATTGAAAGTAATGGATTCGACAGGAGCTATGCTAATA TTACAGCATATGGAGTGGGTGTGTATTTTGCTGTGAACGCCAGCTATTCAGCCCATCCCAGATATAGCCCTCCTGATGGTTCTGGGCACAGGCGTATGTACGTTGCACGTGTCCTGACCGGGCGCTATACCCGGGGTGACCCCTCCATGAAGTTCACCCCTTGTCGCTCCCCCACAGATTCCGCTGACTGCTATGACAGTCTAGTGGACAACCTGCAGACACCCAGCATGTTTGTCATCTTCCACGACGACCAAGCGTACCCAGAGTACCTCATCACCTTCATATGA